The region CGCAGACGTATTCCCCGGACCAACGTGCTTATATTGAAAATGAACTCCGCACTTGCCGTGCGGAAGAAGCGAAAAAGAAGAACGAATCCGGACAAACAAATGCTAGCATTTATGAACGCTTTGCCAATACGGAAGGTTCTTCGTTAAGCGATACATCCAAGAGCGTTATTCCTGTATCGACTTTGTTGCAGGATTCTTCGGAAGAAAAAACGACAAGCATTTACGACCGCTACAAGTCTGTCGAGGCAACCAAGTAATGCCAAGCATAATGACTCTTGCGGGCAAACCGTTTGAACCAGATTTGCCCAAACGTTTGCTTTCTATTGCAGGCGAAATCCGTGAAGCTGGAGGCCGCGCTTTTTTAGTGGGCGGCTGGGTGCGCGACGCGCTTTTGGGCAAGGATTGCCGTGATTACGATGTCGAAGTTTACGACCTCACGCAAGATGAACTTGTCCCTATTTTAAAGAAGTATGGCCGTACGAATTTGGTCGGGAAGGCTTTTGGCGTCATTCATTTGGCGATGAAAGGGCTTTCGCTTGATTTTTCGTTCCCGCGTACAGAAAGTAAAGTCGGTTATGGGCACCGCGGTTTCGTGGTGCATACTGACGAGAAACTTTCGTTTAAGGAAGCTGCGCTTCGTCGCGATTTTACGATTAATGCGATGGGTATGGAGTTGCCTGAGCTTAAGCTTTGCGATCCGTATGGCGGAATTGACGACTTGAAGAAGGGGCTGCTGCGCCATGTGGGGCCTGCTTTTGTCGAAGATTCTTTGCGCATTTTGCGCGGTGTGCAGTTTGCGAGCCGCTTTGCACTTACACTTGCTCCCGAGACGGTTGAACTTTGCAAGACGCTTTCGCTTGCCGACCTTTCTATCGAAAGGCTTTTTGAAGAATTCAAAAAGTGGCTTTTGAAGCCCGGCAAACCGTCAATGGGACTTCGTGCGTTTTTGGACATTCGGCTCAATGAATTTTTCCCAGAAGTTTTCCCGCTCCGTGATTCTTGGGAGGCGTTGGGCGAAATGCTCGATAACATGGAAGCCTTGCGCAGGAGTCTCGCGGATGTTAATGCTGAGGCGGTTGGTGAAGCTAAATGCGCGCCGCTTTCGGAAGCTCAGGCCATGGAATTTGCATTTGCAGCATTCCTTAGCGGAAATCCGGAAACTTCGCTCAAGTTCTTGGAGCGCATTACCAACGAAACGCATTTGCTGAAAATCGTTCCGCTGTTGCTGACGTCTTATAGCGAACTTGATTTTGCGATTGTGAATGATGCGCCGGCGCTTCGTCGCCTGGCGGTGAAGCTTGGTGGCTTAAAGCTATTGTGCCTACTCGTGAAGTGTACGCCTCGCGAATTTTACGCTGGCGATGCCGGATTCCCCGAAAAATTGTGGCAAGCCGCTGTGGATCTTGATTTGCTTGAGGCTGCACCGCAGCCGTTCCTCATGGGCAAAATGCTCATGGAAATGGGTTTCAAGCCGGGCAAGCAAATGGGTGAGATTATCAAGCAGAGCTTTGAACTGCAACTCGATGGGAAAATCAAGAACGCCGAAGACGCAATCGCGTGGGCGAGAAGTAGAACTTAGAGCTTAGAACTTAGAACTTAGACAACTGCGTAAGGCGAGTGAAGCAGGATTGCTTGCAAGCCTATTTAACGCTAAAGCGTTGTCTCTTGAGCTCAGAAATAGTCAAATATTTTTTGACTGCTTCATTCGCTTTTCTGGCGCCTTTATTTCCACCGGAACATTCCGGTAATTCCTGCGGGTACGCAGAACACAATCATCGGAATTTGAATCAGTTCCACCGGCAAGAACGCAAGCATTTTGCGCTTGGCGTGTAACTTCCACGATGCAATCATGAGGAACACGAAGTCTACGATAAACTTGGGCAAAATGCTGAACACGCACCACTCCCACGGGAAATCCAAGAATATTGCGCACCACGGGCTTAAGAACATCCAGATGTAGTATGTGTAAATGAGCGTGAGGAGCAGAATGTAGGCCTTGCTTTCATAATTTGTGCCGTTGCTGCTCCAGCGGGCGCGCTGGTTAAACAGTTGCTTCCACGTATGCACCGGAGCGGTCTCGATTACGGCGTCCTTGTCGAGGTTGTAGCAGACCTTTGTTCCCGGAATTTTCATCATCTTGTGGATGAGCATGTCGTCGTCGCCGCTTGAAAGATTCACGAGGTCGCCAAAACCGCCAACAGCAAAGAACAGGTCTCTCTTGTATGCAAGGCAAGCGGCGCTCGCGACAATCGGGCGACCCCAGCTAAAACCGGCGGCTTCCATGGCGGTGTAGCCTAGCGTTTCGAGTTTTTGATAGAGATGCGGCATGGAACGCGTGCCGTTGTTCTGCTTGGGGCCTTGCACAATGCAGATGCCATCGACGAATCGTCCGGCCATAGAGGTAATCCAGCTCTTGCGCGGGATGCAGTCGGCGTCCATGGTCAAAAGCACCTCGTTTTTTGCAATCTTGAAGGCGCTTTCGAGGGCGCGTTTCTTGGGGCTTGCAATGACCGGCAAATCGGGGGAGAGGCTGAGCACTCTGAATCGCGGGTGCGTGGCGGCAAACTTTTCGAGAATTTCGCGGGTGCGGTCCGTGGAGCGGTCATCGACGCAAATGACTTCCCATTCGCCAATGTAATCCTGGGCGGCGACAGCGTTGAGCGTGCGTTCGGCAAATTCCTCTTCGTTACGCATGGGAATCACGACGGACACGCTCGGAGTTGCTTTCGGGCCTCTATAGCGATGCGTCTTTAACAGTCCTATGATGAAAAATAGGAACAGTAATGCGTAAAGCGCAGTCAGGCATGCGATAATAATGCCACCCATGCGCGTTAATTTAGAAAATAGAACTTAGAACTTAGAACTTAGAACTTAGAAAAGGCTTCGAAGTTACAATTTCTCTCGTCTTTCGTCTTTCGTCTTTCGTCTAAAAACTAAATTTGGGTCTGTTAATCTAGTACAACCCACTAAGTTCTACCAACTAACTTGTCCCTGCGTCATCGGCGCCCCTGTCTACTTCCAACTTCCTACTACTTATGCTCCATCCTTCCGCTTATGTTCATCCTTCTGCAAAAATCCACGAGTCTGCTATTATCGGCCCTTGGTGCGTTGTCGATGAAGGGGCCGAAATCGGGGAAAATGTGGTGCTCGAATCTAGAGTGCGGGTGTATGGCGGTGTGACCATCAAGGCGAATACGCACGTTTACGATGGTGCGATTCTCGGCGCGCCTCCGCAAGACCTCAAGTACGCCGGTGAACCGACCCGCCTTGAAATTGGCGAAAATTGCATTATTCGCGAATACACGACGCTCAATCGCGGTACAGCGCAAGGTGGCGGCTGCACACGTCTTGGCGATCGCGTTTTGATAATGGCTTACGCTCATGTGGGGCATGACTGCCAGATTGGCGAGGGCGCTGTTATAGCAAACGCTTGCCAGCTCGGTGGGCATGTGCGCATCGGTAGGTTCGCCACTCTCGGTGGCACGACGGCGGTGCAGCAGCGCAACCAAGTGGGAGCTTACGCCTTCGTGGGCGGTACGCTCAAGGTCGATTATGACGTTCCTCCATGCAGCCGCGCTTTCGGTAACCCGCTCCGCTTTGCAGCCTTGAATCTCCATGCGCTCCGCATCCATGCAAGCGATTTCCCGCCGGAACGCATTGCATTTTTCGAGCGCGCTTTCCGTGAACTTTACCGCGGCAAGCGCCCCATTGCAGAAGTCATCGAAGAATTGAAAAAAGGCCCGGAACCTTTGTTCCAAGCCTTTTTCGATGAACACTGGTCGGGCACTTTGGTTCGCCCGTAATTTTTGCGTCTGTAATTATTTCAACAGAGCGTCTGGGAATCCCGGATACCAATTCGAACCATCGTAAGCTTCAAAACCGCCGACGTGGTCGAAACCCCAGTAATGGAACGAAATTCCATTAGAGATGGCGGCTTGTGCGGTTTGCATTGCCCAACGGGCCTTATTTTGGTCAGATGGCCAATCGCCTTGGACCGGGTTTCCGTTTTTGTCGTACCATGTGCATGTCCACATGTCGTTACCGCCTGCGACACCGAATTCACCCATATTCAAAGGAACGTGGTCTACGCCGTTGACGTCAGGATAAAGACGGCGGGCAAGTGCTGCGTATGAAGCCATGTCGCTTGATGCCGTGTTTGCGAAGGCGGCATCGCCAAGGCACTTGTTGCCGTGTTGACCCTGGTGAGTGTAAGTATAAGGTTGATAGTAGTGTCCGCTGAAGATAATGTTTCCGTCTTGCGGCAAGTGCAGGCTTCCGAGGTCTTCAAATTTTGCCAAGTGGTAAGATTCGAACATGATGGTCTTGCCTGGTGCTGCTGTGCGAATAACGTTATAGGCGTCAATCATGACTTCGTTTACGAGCTCGCTGCTTGGAATGGCCGGTTCGTTCCAAATTTCAAGGACGACCTGGTTATCTGCAAATTCGCCCATTGCTGTTGCTACTTGATTCCACATGGCAAGGAAGTGAGCCTTTTCCGCCTGGAATTTTTCGGGCATGTATTTGCACCTGGGGTTGTCGTCAGGAGGGGGCGGGTTGTTGCTTTGGTAGCTAGGGGGCATTCCGCCGCCGTAGCAACTCAGTTCGTCGTAATGATGGAAATTCACTACTACGGCAAGTCCATTCGCTATAGCAAGTCGAATATGTCTTAAAACTCCGTTTAAACGGTCTGGGTCTACAGTGTGTGTGGTATAATCAGAGGTTTCCTGCCAGCGGACGGGAATACGGACCGAGTTAAAGCCGGCTGCTTTAATGATGGCAAAATCGGAATCTTCGATAGGGTTTCCCCAGCCACCGTCGTCTGAACCTCTTGAATCCCAGGAGTTTCCAAGGTTGATGCCGCGTCCGAGTATGGCGTTCATGGTTCTACCCAAAGTATAATCTACGGCAACGGGTGCAATTTTTTCTTTTTCTTCTTCTGGTTGAGGTATTGTGGCGGAGCCTCTTTCGCATGCCCAGAAAGTGCACCCGAATGCGAGTCCAGCCGCTATGGTTGTAAAGAACTTTTTTAACATGTTGACCCCCAAAAAGGTTTCATAATAAATACCTGTTCTCAGAATCTATATTTAAACCAAAAATAGAAAAATGAAAACTTGCTTATGTTGTGTTTACGCTTGAGTCCATTGTGATGTTCGTCAATTGCCTTAATTTGTAAATATTCGTAAACGTTTTGCCCGCGAAAAAATCCGTTTACGCTTGAGTCCAGCGTTTGTGCGGCTTCGATAGTGGTATTTCGTTGATGGATCGAAGTTTGCAAAGCCTTTTTTGCAATGCGGGTGCGTTGATTTCTCAAAAAACAAGCTATATTGTAGACGATCCGAATTTGGAGATTTGTACCTATTATGAATGGAAACTTAAAAAAAGCCATTTGGAAGTCCGCTCTAGCGGCGATGCTTCTTGCTTCATCTTCTTTCGCTGGCTACGGTTTTAGCGATTACCGCGACCGTGATCAGTCCCACTTTGTCATGAAGGATCCTAAACCGTTCCGTCCTGATAAGGAAGTTGTCACCGTTGTCATGCGTGAGGCTATTCCTCGTGGTGGTGGTTATACGTACCAGTACCCGCGTGAAAACCCCGAACCGGTACTCACGGATAAGTATGCTATGGAAGGTGCTCTTTCCATGGAAATAGAACTTATCGCCAGTGACTACTCCGGTGTCGCTATTTGTATTGCGGGTTCCGTGGACTTGACTCCATATTTGGAAGAAGGTGTTCTCGAATTTTGGATCAAAGGCGCACAGGGTGGCGAAAACGCCTTGTTCGTGCTCGTTGACGATGGCGTGAAGAGCAATGGCGAATCCCTCCAGGTAAAGCTCCGCTCCAAGAGCCTTGGCGAAATTACAACTGAATGGAAGCACTTCAGCATTCCTCTCAAGCTGTTCGGCAATACCGGTGTTTACTGGGATGCAAAGAACACGCGCGAAGTGATGCTCCCGTTTGCTTGGTCCAACTTCAAGGGCTTCCGTCTCGAAGTCCGCAAGGATGAAAACGAATCCTTCAAGGTTTGGATTGACGATATCGTGATTAAGAAGCACGGCAAGCCGTACGAAGGCCCGGCTCATTATCCGTTCCGTAACGAGATTTAAGAGGATTTTATGCGCAAAACAGTTTCTTCCCTTTTACTAGCGTCTAGCCTCGGTACTGCTGCGTGGGCAATTACTCCGCAAATGCAGCTTGATTCACTCCATGCTTCGTTGGATACTCTTTCCGGTAACATGGAATCGACTCTTCTGGGTAAGGACGATCTGCCACTGGCAGTCTCCGGTTACATGGCTTTCCGTTTGAAGAATTTCCAGTATTCTGAACCGAGCCCGTGGGTTGCTAACGATAGAGCACGCACGAGTGTCGACGCTATCTTGAATGTGAACGTCGTCGCCATGCCGAACTCCTACATTACGTTGTTTACGAACCTTATGTTCCCGTTCGATTTGAGTGGTATCTATACGAACTATTTGGCTAAGAATCCGACGCAGTCTCCGTCTAATGCCAATAATGAACGCGTTTTGTTCGACCACTCTACGGACTATTATGCTTCGACAATTAACGAAGAATTGAACGTTGGTGTCGATATCCGTACAGGTGTATTCGGTGCCTATGTTACCGCAGGCGGTGTTATTTGGGCTAACGCTTCCCCGCTCACCATGTGGGAACGTGAAACGAACCCGCGCTTCGTTTGGCAGTACGAACTTTTCGAAGACGAAAAGACCGTTTCTACCTACTATAAGGAAAAGGCATTTAAGCCCGTTAAGGAAGGTGGTCGTGCATTCTGGACGAACCGCTCTTTCGGTGGCGTGTTTGCTAACTTCTATCAGCTCCCGTACGACATGAAGGCTCAGTTCCTCGTGTCCCAGCCGGTTGATGCCGACATGGCAACCCGTGATGGTTTGCGCATGTATGGCGGTATGACGGGCGAACTCGAAATGTCTGGTGGCTACGATTTCCGTGGTACAGTCCTCCATGGCCGTATCGCCAAGGAAAAGATTGCTGATAACCTTACTGTTGGCGTGAACTACATGGGTGTGACCTTCGATAAAGATGCTATCTATGAAGGTAGTGAATTCCGCAGTCAGTGGATAGATTTTTCCGAAAGTGGCGATCCGACTCTCCTCAATACTCATGTGATTACAGCCGATGTCAAGGGCAACGTTACCCCGAAACTCTACTTGATGGCTGATGTGGGTGTTAGCATCACGGATTCTACGGTTTTCATTCCTGATTCGAAAGGAAAATATACCTCAAATAAGGAAGGCTACCGTTCCGCTATGGCGGATCCGAAAGTCGGTCTTTATGTAAAGGCCCAGAGCAAGTATGTTGAAGGATGGCCGATGACTGCTGAACTCGTGTTTTTCCAGCCGGGCTTCTATTCTCCGTATTCTCTTTCGAACCCGTCCCGTTTCCCGGGTTGGCGCAAGGACGAAACTTACCTTAATGCAGGTGCACTCCGCTATTCCCCGAATATGGCCGGTATCAACTTCAAGTTGGAACCGAGCTTTAATCGTGGTTACTTTGATTTCCAGTACGCTCAGCACCGCCAGATTGATCCGGGTCAGGACGTGATTGCTTTCAATTACCGTCTGAATGGCCGCAACATGTGGGAAAGCACGAATTCTTGGACCAAGCATAAGCCGCTTTTCATGGCTGATTCTGGTAACAAATCTGACGATGCTAGATATATTAATCGTTTGGGCAACGAGAAGTTCTCTAAAAAAGGTGTTAAAATGTATCGCCAACGCGGTGGCCTCTATGGTGGTACTTGGGAAATGTGGGAATCTTTTGCTGCTTATGAAAACGGCCTTCAGGCCGGTCATACCGAAGTTCCTATGCATGCCAAGTGGTCTTCTTACCTCTCCTTTATGGGTGGCTACGATATTGGCCATTGGATTGGAACGGACCGCAATGTTATGATGACCGGATACTTTGCCTTGTCGGGTATTTCGACATCTTTCTCTCCGCTTGCTGTTTCCGAAAAGCAGTCTAACGTGCTCTTGACTAGCTTCTATGGTCAGTTTGAACCGACTGTTGCTGTGACGCCGACTTTCCACATGGTGGGTATCCTTGGCCTTGAAACCTTTAGATCTGATAAGGCTTACGTGATTGAAAAGGTTTCAAATCCTTTCGGTAAACCGAAAGAAGGCTCGCCGACTTATTTTTATGAAGTTAATAATTTCTTTTTCAAAAAAGCTCCTATCAATTACAAGGACTTTGCGATTGGTTTAGGTTTTGATTGGGATTTTGCTGACCGCGTGGGTCTCCATTTCCGTTACAAGTTCATGACGCACTCTGATGAAACCGTTTCTGACAATGATTGGCATTCCCATTACATTGCTGCCGAAGCCAAGGCCTGGTTCTAAGGGAGGATGCTAAAGATGAATATGAAAATGAAAAATATTTTAATCGCCCTTCTTACTGCATCGGTTGCCGCATCGGCATCTGTAGTTGCGGATAATCAAAAAGCTCTGCAGGCCAAGGCCGATAGTGCAAACGCCAAGCGTGGTGTTGAAATCGGTGGTAGCATTCGTGCTGTGGCGCAGCGTTCTAGTTTCTCTACGGATCAGGATGTAAAAAGCCTAAACCAAATGCCGAATGTCGAACATAACGAGTTCGTCAGCGCAGACTTGAGCTTTGGTTTCCGTCCGTACGAAAGTGTTCGTGCCAATGTGATTATGCGTCTTGGCGGTGGTATGCAGGAATACTTCGCTGCAGCTTCTAAGACAATCGAAGCCAAGTGGCTCAATGTCGAAGGTAATGTTGGCAAGAATTTCTACTGGGTTATTGGTGATTTCCGCCAGGCGATTTCTCCGCTCTCGATTTACAATCCCGGTATCGATATTATGTATGAACCGACGATTTTTGCCCGCAAGCGCCACATGGCCCAAAAGGAACAGCTCCTTGAAGGTGACAAGCGCAACTTGCAGGGTGTAAATCTCCAGTTCCGTCAAGAAATCGACCCGATGATTGGTGAACTCCGTGTAGAAGCGTTCCTTGCCCGCGTGAACCGTGTGTCGGTGCTTGACTTGAGCGGTGCCGAAGGAAATATCCTTCCGAATGATACCATTGCCGGTGCTTCTCTTGCTTCTAATACGGACAAGTGGCTTGTCGGTGGCAACATCGAGCTTTTGCCGATGCAGAAAAATGTTTATGTCGGTGTGACTCCGATGCTCATTTTCGATAATGAAAAATCGAAGTCCTATGTCTACAAGCATCCGTATAATTGGGGTAGTGAAGCCTTTGAATATGATGTCTATGAACGTATGGATAGCAATCCGTACGAAGATATTCCGCAGAATACGCTCGTCTTTAGCGGTCGAGTCGGTGCTGATGTAGCTGGCATTCTCAAGAATAAGAATCTTACTCTTGATTTCGTTGGTGAATATGCTATGTCCATCAACAAGATTAAGAAGCCGGCTAAAACCGATGAAACGGGAACGAACGTTCTTGTTCCTGAATCTGAAGAAAGCGTGAACGGTTCTGCAATCCTTGCGACATTGAATGCTGGTTACAAGGTTGATAGTTCCTGGAGCGCAGGTGTTACCATTGACGTGGTGATGAACGACGAAAAGTGGTTCAACAACATGGCTCAGTCTCCGAGCTTCTTTGCCCAGCGTATCTTGAACTCCGATAAGGATGGTAATACAGTCAAGTATGGAGTGAACTCTCCGCTTTACTCGACCTTCGACGCTCTTTACAACTACTCTCCGAAATTCGCTCCGGCGCCTAGTTCTCTTGGAACAGATGGTGAAAATCTTAAGGCTGGTCAGACAAAAAGCTACAACATTTCCCCATATAACAAGAATTCCTGGGGTTCCAATGTTTACTCCATTGCACAGCTTGAACTCATTAACAAAATGATGGATCCGGCTCTCCAGCTTGCTTTGCCGAACGGCCTTGCTACTGCAAACCGTAAAGGTATCCGCGCTTTGGTCAAGGGCGATTGGGAAGGAAAGATTGAAGCTCAGGCTCTCGTAAGTCTTTTCAATCAGGTTAAGCCAGAAAGCGATTTGGTTGATAAAGTCTCTTACAAGGAATTTGGCGGTGGTGCGAAGTTTGATATCGCTAAACTTACAGGATATAGCAAGTCTGCTGAATTCTCGGGTTCTATCAAACATTCTGAAAACGAAATTAGCATGAAGGCTGGCGAAGCTGCTAAAATCACGAGCAACTTCATCAATGTCGGTACAAGCGTCCAGTTCTTGCCGCGTCTCGGCTTTACAGCTGGTTTCCAGATGATCAATACCGACTATGGCGTGCTTGCAGATCCGTATAGTAAAGCTGTTGGCGTGGATGTTCCTCATATGAAGAGCAAGCAGATGCATGTGATGGGCGGCTTCGATTACTCCGTTGCTCAGAATGCATGGCTTTCCTTGAATATTGGCCTCATTACCGTTCAGAATGATTACAATACCTCCTCGCTGGCTGATGCGTATGATGCTGCTTATCCTGCTTTCCTTGAAGAATCTTTGAAAAAAGCCAAGAACCAGAAGAAAGCTGAGCTCGATGCAGACGAAGTTGCTGCGGTGACTCAGAATGCCAAAGAGACGCTCTACGGGAAAAAGATTAAACAGCAGTACAGGGTAGCAAATATGCCTGATTACTATAATATTGAAGATTTGGGAGCGCCGAAAACATATACGCATAAGTTCTCTCAGATGATTTTTGAAGCTTCCATTAATGTGGAATTTTAATGGGAGGTAACTAGAATGAATTTCAATATGAACATGCGCAAAATTTTATTGACCTCCGCAATTGCATTCTCGGCTGCAT is a window of Fibrobacter succinogenes DNA encoding:
- a CDS encoding CCA tRNA nucleotidyltransferase, whose amino-acid sequence is MPSIMTLAGKPFEPDLPKRLLSIAGEIREAGGRAFLVGGWVRDALLGKDCRDYDVEVYDLTQDELVPILKKYGRTNLVGKAFGVIHLAMKGLSLDFSFPRTESKVGYGHRGFVVHTDEKLSFKEAALRRDFTINAMGMELPELKLCDPYGGIDDLKKGLLRHVGPAFVEDSLRILRGVQFASRFALTLAPETVELCKTLSLADLSIERLFEEFKKWLLKPGKPSMGLRAFLDIRLNEFFPEVFPLRDSWEALGEMLDNMEALRRSLADVNAEAVGEAKCAPLSEAQAMEFAFAAFLSGNPETSLKFLERITNETHLLKIVPLLLTSYSELDFAIVNDAPALRRLAVKLGGLKLLCLLVKCTPREFYAGDAGFPEKLWQAAVDLDLLEAAPQPFLMGKMLMEMGFKPGKQMGEIIKQSFELQLDGKIKNAEDAIAWARSRT
- a CDS encoding glycosyltransferase; this encodes MGGIIIACLTALYALLFLFFIIGLLKTHRYRGPKATPSVSVVIPMRNEEEFAERTLNAVAAQDYIGEWEVICVDDRSTDRTREILEKFAATHPRFRVLSLSPDLPVIASPKKRALESAFKIAKNEVLLTMDADCIPRKSWITSMAGRFVDGICIVQGPKQNNGTRSMPHLYQKLETLGYTAMEAAGFSWGRPIVASAACLAYKRDLFFAVGGFGDLVNLSSGDDDMLIHKMMKIPGTKVCYNLDKDAVIETAPVHTWKQLFNQRARWSSNGTNYESKAYILLLTLIYTYYIWMFLSPWCAIFLDFPWEWCVFSILPKFIVDFVFLMIASWKLHAKRKMLAFLPVELIQIPMIVFCVPAGITGMFRWK
- the lpxA gene encoding acyl-ACP--UDP-N-acetylglucosamine O-acyltransferase; translated protein: MLHPSAYVHPSAKIHESAIIGPWCVVDEGAEIGENVVLESRVRVYGGVTIKANTHVYDGAILGAPPQDLKYAGEPTRLEIGENCIIREYTTLNRGTAQGGGCTRLGDRVLIMAYAHVGHDCQIGEGAVIANACQLGGHVRIGRFATLGGTTAVQQRNQVGAYAFVGGTLKVDYDVPPCSRAFGNPLRFAALNLHALRIHASDFPPERIAFFERAFRELYRGKRPIAEVIEELKKGPEPLFQAFFDEHWSGTLVRP
- a CDS encoding glycoside hydrolase family 5 protein; its protein translation is MLKKFFTTIAAGLAFGCTFWACERGSATIPQPEEEKEKIAPVAVDYTLGRTMNAILGRGINLGNSWDSRGSDDGGWGNPIEDSDFAIIKAAGFNSVRIPVRWQETSDYTTHTVDPDRLNGVLRHIRLAIANGLAVVVNFHHYDELSCYGGGMPPSYQSNNPPPPDDNPRCKYMPEKFQAEKAHFLAMWNQVATAMGEFADNQVVLEIWNEPAIPSSELVNEVMIDAYNVIRTAAPGKTIMFESYHLAKFEDLGSLHLPQDGNIIFSGHYYQPYTYTHQGQHGNKCLGDAAFANTASSDMASYAALARRLYPDVNGVDHVPLNMGEFGVAGGNDMWTCTWYDKNGNPVQGDWPSDQNKARWAMQTAQAAISNGISFHYWGFDHVGGFEAYDGSNWYPGFPDALLK
- a CDS encoding carbohydrate binding domain-containing protein, which produces MNGNLKKAIWKSALAAMLLASSSFAGYGFSDYRDRDQSHFVMKDPKPFRPDKEVVTVVMREAIPRGGGYTYQYPRENPEPVLTDKYAMEGALSMEIELIASDYSGVAICIAGSVDLTPYLEEGVLEFWIKGAQGGENALFVLVDDGVKSNGESLQVKLRSKSLGEITTEWKHFSIPLKLFGNTGVYWDAKNTREVMLPFAWSNFKGFRLEVRKDENESFKVWIDDIVIKKHGKPYEGPAHYPFRNEI